Part of the Pseudomonas oryzicola genome is shown below.
TTTCTTGATGTCGTTGATCATGCTTGGCCTTCCTCGATCAGAGTACCTTCAGCGCCACCCACCACGATGTTCAGCAGGGCGCCAGGCTTGTTCATGTTGAATACCCGCAATGGCATCTTGTGGTCACGGCACAGGCAGATTGCGGTCAGGTCCATCACGCCCAGCTTGCGATCCAGCACCTCATCGTAGGTCAGGTGCTCGAACTTCTCGGCATGCGGGTCCTTGAATGGATCGGCAGTGTACACACCATCGACCTTGGTCGCCTTCAGCACCACGTCGGCATCGATTTCGATGGCGCGCAGGCAGGCCGCGGAGTCGGTGGTGAAGAACGGGTTGCCGGTACCGGCGGAGAAAATTACCACATCCCCGGAGTTGAGGTGGCGAATAGCTTTGCGACGATCGTAATGATCGGTGACACCGACCATGGAAATGGCCGACATGACCAGGGCCGGGATGTTCGAGCGCTCCAGCGCATCGCGCATGGCCAGGCCGTTCATCACGGTGGCCAGCATGCCCATGTGGTCACCGGTGACACGGTCCATGCCGGCTGCGCTGAGCGCGGCGCCGCGGAACAGGTTGCCACCACCGATCACCAGGCCAACCTGGACACCGATCCCTACCAGCTGGCCA
Proteins encoded:
- the pyrH gene encoding UMP kinase; its protein translation is MAQQVSGRQPRYKRILLKLSGEALMGSEDFGIDPKVLDRMALEVGQLVGIGVQVGLVIGGGNLFRGAALSAAGMDRVTGDHMGMLATVMNGLAMRDALERSNIPALVMSAISMVGVTDHYDRRKAIRHLNSGDVVIFSAGTGNPFFTTDSAACLRAIEIDADVVLKATKVDGVYTADPFKDPHAEKFEHLTYDEVLDRKLGVMDLTAICLCRDHKMPLRVFNMNKPGALLNIVVGGAEGTLIEEGQA